Below is a window of Nocardioides sp. S-1144 DNA.
CCCCGTCGAGTCCGTCGGTGGTGACGACGCCGACGACGACGGATCGTCGGCCGGCGGGGCCTCCGGCGAGCCCGCGCACCCGACGACGGCGACCAGCAGGCCGGCCGTGACAAGCGGTGCTGCCCGCGCGGTGCGCATGACGCATTCCACCACGGCGCCCGCCCGCCGCGCCCGGCTCAGGCGCGGTCGAGCGGGACGCTGCGCGGGCTCGCGAACCGGCGCCGGACGCCGTCGACCGGGTCGAGGTACTCGAGCTCGCTGGCCAGCAGCTGGAGCGGCCGGCTGAAGTCGTCGACGTCGACCTCGAGGTCGACCGGGTAGAGCGGGTCGTCGACGATCGGCGCGCCGAGGTCGCGCAGGTGCAGCCGCAGCTGGTGGGTGCGGCCGGTGCGCGGCAGGAGCCGGTAGACCGCGAGGTCGCCGCGGCGCTCCTCGACCTCCACCAGGGTCTCGGCGTTGACCGGTGCGCCGGGGACCACCTCGGCCCGGCCGGTGCCCGGGATCGGCGCGACGTGGTTGCGGACCGTGGTCGGCGACTCCAGGTCGGCGCGCCAGGGCGCCAGGGCGCGGTAGGTCTTGCGCACGGTGCCCTGCGCGAACATCGACTGGTAGGCGCCGCGCCACTGCTTCCCGACCGCGCAGACCACCAGCCCCGAGGTGACCCGGTCGAGGCGGTGCATCGGCGTCAGGTCCGGCAGACCGAGCTCGTCGCGCAGGCGCACCACGAGGCTCTGGGTCACGTGCCGGCCGCGCGGGACCGTCGAGAGGAAGGCCGGCTTGTCGACCACCAGCACGCGCTCGTCCCGGTGCACCAGGGTGAGCGTCCCGGGCACGGGCGGCTCGGCGCGCAGGTCGCGGTGGAACCAGACGAAGGTGTGGGGGCGGTAGGGGTCGGCGTCGCCGACCGGCCGGGCGTCGGCGTAGACGAAGCGCCCGGCCGCGAGCATCGGCTCGACGGCCACACGGGCGTCCACGTGGTCGCGCAGCCACTGCCCCATGGTCGCCCAGGGGACCGGGCGCGTGGGGTCGCGGTGGGGCGTGCAGACCCACGCCGCGCTGAGCCCGTGCCGCAGCGGCAGCGGGGAGCGGGGCGGCACGGCGCGATCCTACGGAGCCGACACCCCGGCAGGGGGTCTCGGTCGGGGCCGAGGGTGCGGGGGGTGCTCAGGCCCCGGGGTAGAGCCGGTACCCGAGCAGCCGGCGGTGCGCGAAGCCCTCGTAGAACGCCTCGGCGTCGAGGGTGACGAGGTCGATCCGCGCGGTGGCGGTGGCCTGGAACGTCGCCATCACCAGGAGCCGTCCGATCCCGCGGCGCCGGTGGTCGGGGTGCACGGCGAGGAAGCTCAGGTGCGACTGGAGGACGCCGTCGCCGAGCGCCTGCGCCCAGCCGACGAGCACGTCGTCGGTCACCGCCACGAAGGCCACCGACCCCGGCGCCTCGCACACCCGCAGCACCACCGCCGGGTCGGTCAGCGACGGCCACCGGACCACGGCCGAGAGGCGCGCGATCGCGGTCTCGTCACCGGGCTCGAAGGGCCGGACCTCGACGGTAGGCATCTGCCGACCGTAGGCCGGAGCCGCCGATCGCGCGACCCTCCTGGGGGCGACCGGTCTCGCCCCGCACGGTTCCCCGACGCAACCAAAGGGCCGCCGTGCGCATCTGACCATCGACGGTGGTCGTCCGGGCCACCCCGACCGCGGAGGACTCCGATGCGCCACACCACCCTGCTCCGGTCCGGGCCCCGTGCCCGCCGTCCGCTCGCCCCGGCCGCGACCCTCCTGGGTCTGGCCCTGGCCCTCGCCGTGCCGGCGGCGGGCAGTGCCAGTGCCAGTGCCCGTGCCGACGAGCTCCACGAGATCACCGGCACCCCCGGGGACGACCGGCTCCGCGGCACCCCGGACGCCGACGACATCCGCGGCGAGGCCGGGCACGACCACCTGTGGGGGCTCGGCGGCGCCGACGTGCTCAGCGGCGGCGCCGGCTCGGACACCCTCCGCGGCGGCGTCGGCGTGGACGGCCTCCTCGGTCGCGCGGGCCGCGACGTCCTCCGCGGCGGCCGCGGCGCGGACTACCTGGAGGGCGGGGGCGGGCCCGACGTCCTCTCCGGCGGGCGCGGCGGGGACCTGCTCGTCGGCGGTGCCGGCGACGACTCCGTCGAGAGCGAGGTCGGCCGCGACCGGATCCGGCTCGGTGCCGGCGACGACGCCTACGTGGACTGGCAGGTCGACGGGTTGCCCGACGAGATCTGGTGCGGCCCGGGCGACGACCTCGTCGGCTACTGGGGTGATCCCGACCCGGCCGACACCCTCCACGGGTGCGAGGAGGTCGTGGACATCGCCCACTGACCCGGCTCCGTCACGCTGCGGCGGCGGCCACGATGCGGGCCACGAGGGCGGCGGTCGCCGGCACGATCTCGGCGCCGGGACGGTGGGCCACGCCGACGTGCCGCCGCCCCAGGGCCGGCAGGGCCAGCACCTGCACGTCGGGGTGGCGGTAGGCCGTCAGCGCCGACTCGGGCAGCGCGGTGACGCCGAGCCCCCGGGCGACGAGGTTCTGCACCACGACGTAGTCGTCGGTGGTGTGGCGGATGGTCGGGGTGAAGCCGACCGCCTCGCAGCAGTCGACCAGGTGGGTGCGACAGCGCACGCAGCCGCCGATCCAGTCCTCCGCGGCGAGGGTGGCGAGCCCGCCGCGCCCCGGCGCGCGCCGGCCCGGCGGCAGGACGAGGTGCACCGGCTCGTCGAGCAACGGGCGCCAGGTGAGGGTCCCGAGGCCGACCGGGGCGCCGTCGTAGCCGAAGACGAGCGCCAGGTCGGCGTCGCCGGCGGCCACCGCGACCAGCGCCTCGGGCGGCTCGGCCTCCTCGAGCCCCACCTCGACCTCGGGGTGCGCGGCCGCGAGCGCGCCGATCGCGTCCGGCACCACGGTCGCCGCGGCCGAGGGGAAGGCCACCAGGCGCACCCGGCCGGCCCGCAGGTGCGTGAGGGCGGCGAGCTCCTCGGCGGCGGCGTGCAGCTCGGCGGCGACGACGTCGGCCCGGCGCAGCAGGGCGGCGCCCGCCCCGGTGAGGGTGACGCCGCCGGGACCGCGCAGGAGCAGCGGACCGCCGGCCTCGCGCTCGAGCCGGGCCAGGTGCTGGCTGACCGCGGGCTGGGTCCAGCCGAGGTCGCGCGCCGCCGCGCTGATCGAGCCGGCCCGCGCCACCGCGCGGAAGATCAGGGTGCGTCGGGCGTCGAGGGCCATAGGCACACGTTATGCCTCGTAGTAGGAGGACGGGGATTCCTTTGGTCCGTCGGCGGCCCCATGCTGGACGCATGAAGACCATCGGGCTCGTCGGCGGCATGTCCTGGCACTCCACCGCGACCTACTACCGGATGATCAACGAGCAGGTCGCAGCCCGTCTCGGCGGGCACGCCTCGGCGAAGATCTCGCTGCAGTCGCTCGACTTCTCCGAGGTGCGCGACTGCCAGGTCCGCGGCGACTGGGACAGCTCGGCCGCCCTGCTCGCCGACGCCGCCCGCCGCTGCGAGGCCGGCGGCGCCGACCTGGTGGGGCTCTGCACCAACCTGATGCACAAGAACTTCGGCGCCCTCGAGGACGCCGTCTCGGTGCCGGCCGTCCACATCGCCGACGCCGTCGCGGCCGTCGCCCGCCGCGAGGGTTGGACGACGCTCGGCCTGCTCGGCGCCCGCTGGGTGATGGAGGAGACCTTCTACGCCGACCGGCTCGCCTCCCACGGCATCTCGGTCGTCACGCCCGACGAGGCCGGCCGCGAGCTGGTCGACCGCGTCGTCTTCGACGAGATCACCCAGGGCGTCTTCCGCGACGAGTCGCGGGCGGCCTACGTCGACGTGATGGACGACCTCCGGGCGCGCGGCGCGGACGCCGTCGTCCTGGCCTGCACCGAGATCGGGCTGCTCGTCGGCGCCGACGACGCCCCGCTGCCGGTCGTCGACTCGGCCGTCGCGCACGCCTCGTTGCTGGTCGACCTCGCCCTCGAACCGGCGCTCGAGCCGGCCTGATCGTCCCCGTCAGGTCGCGGCCGGCGGCACCGGGCGGGCGGCACGACGCCGTTCGAACGGGCGCCGCACCGACGTCCAGGCGGCGAGCACCACGCCGAGCAGGCCCGCACCACCCGCCTCGACGGCGTGCCCGAGGCGCTCGTGGCGCAGGCGGTCGCACGTGGCCTGCACCTGCTCGCGGGTGAGACCGGCGTCCTCGAGATCGCTCGAGTAGGGGGTGTCCTCGTCGACCCAGTCGCCGGACCGGGGCCGGTCGCCGCTGTAGTCGACCAGGTCCTTGTTCTGCTTGGTGCCGTCGCCGTCGTCGTCGAGGTACGGGCCGTGGGTGACCGACCCGCACCGCACCTCGGTACGCAGGACCTCGGGCTCCGCGGGCGGGTAGCCCTCCTCGCCGGCGACCGGGTCCGCGCTCAGCACGCCGCGCATCGTCTGGCTGGTCGGCTCGTGCAGCCAGACCGTGCACAGGACGAACGCGGCGGCGGCCAGCACCAGCAGCCCGGCGGCGGCGATCGTGTCCCACGGGCGGCTGGGGGCGGGGTCGGTCACGGCGACCACCATGCCCCGCCCCGGCCGCGGCGAACCCGGGCCGTGGGGGGAACCTGCGAGGATCGGGACGTGCTGCGCCGGCTGCCACCCCTCGTCGCGTGCCTGGCCGTGACGGCCGGGTGCACCGGTGACCCCGGCGCCGGGGCGACACCGTCCACCCCGACCTCGTCGTCGGCCCCGACGTCCCCGGCCCCGACCACCCCGGCGCCGACGTCCCCGGCCACGCCGCCCCCGACGCCGGAGCCGGCCCCCGAGCCGCGCCTCTCCGTCGACGACGTCCGTCCGCGCACGGCCCTCGCCGCGGTCGAGCACCTGGCCGGGACGGTCGGCCCCCGCCCCGGCACCACCGAGGCCTACTTCCGTGCCGCGGCCTGGGCCGAGCGCGAGCTGACGGCGTCCGGCTGGTCGGTCGGGCGACAGCGGTTCCCGACCCCGGCCGGCTACTCGTGGAACGCGCCGGTCGAGGCCGGCCCGTCGGTGAACCTCGTCGCCACCCGCGGCGAACGCCGGCCGGGCGAGCCGTGGCTGCTCGTCGGCGCGCACCTCGACACCGTTCCCGAGGCCCCGGGTGCGGAGGACAACGCCTCCGGCGTCGGCGTCGTCCTGGCCCTCGCGGAGGCGCTCCAGGGCCGGCGCACGCGGCTGCCGGTGGTGCTCGTGCTGTTCGGCTCCGAGGAGCCGCGGGGCCCGGGCGACGCGCACCACTACGGCTCGAAGGCGTTCGTGGAGCGGATGAGCCCGGCCGACCGGCGCAGCCTGCGGGGCATGGTCTCCCTCGACCGGGTCGGCGTCGGGGACGTGGTGCCGGTGCAGACCGTGCTCGTCGGCAACGACGTCAGCACGGGCCTCGAGGCGGCCGCCCGGCGGGTCGACGTCCCGACCGTGCTGCAGGAGGGCGAGAGCTCCAGCGACCACGAGTCCTTCGCCGACGAGGGCCTGCCCGCGGCCCGGCTGGGCAGCACGCCGTACCTCGGCTACCACTCCACGGACGACGTGGTCGGCGTCGTCGACCCGGCCCAGCTGGCGCGGGTGGCGCGGGTCGTGGCGGCATGGCTGCGCTGACCCGCGCCCGCGCCCTCTCGCTCGCCGGCACCGCGCTGCTCGCGGTGGCCGCGTGCTCACCCGCAGAGCGGCCCGGCGCCGCCCCGTCGCCGAGCCCGTCCGGCACCCCGTCCGGCACCCCGTCCAGCACCGGCCCCACGACCCCACCGACCACCCCCGACGTCGAGCCGCCACCCGAGCCGCGGCCGGCGCCGGTGACGATCGCGGTCGCGGGCGACGTCCACTTCGAGGGCGTGCTGCGCGAGCGGCTCCGTGACCCCGCGACCGCCCTGGCGCCCGCGACGTCGGCGCTGGCGGCCGCCGACGTCGCCGTCGTCAACCTCGAGACGTCGGTCGGCACCGGCGGCCGGCCCGACCCCGCCAAGCGCTACACCTTCCAGGCCCCGCCGACGGCGTTCACCGCGCTCGCCGCGGCGGGTGTCGACGTGGCGACGATGGCCAACAACCACGCCCTCGACTTCGGCCGCGAGCCGCTGCCCGGCATGCTCGACGCCGCCGCGCGCGCCCGGCGCGCCGACCCGCCGCTCGACGTCGTCGGTCTCGGACGCGATGCGGCCGCAGCGTTCCGGCCGGCGCGCACCGAGGTCGGCGGCCCGGGTGGCACCGTCGTCGCCACGATCGGCGCCACCGTCGCCACCCTCGACCCGACCGCCGACCCGACCGGCTCCTGGGCCGCCACCGCCGACGCCGCCGGCACCGCCGACGCCGTGGACCCGACCCGGCTGCTGCGCGCCGTCGCGCGGGCCGACGCCTCCGCCGACGTGGTCGTGGCCTACCTCCACTGGGGCGTCCAGGGCGAGCGCTGCCCCAGCCCCGGCCAACGCTCGCTCGCGGGCGACCTGGTGGCGGCGGGCGCCGACGTCGTCGTCGGCAGCCACGCCCACCGGCTGCAGGGCGACGGCCGCCTCGGCCCCGGCTACGTCGCCTACGGGCTCGGCAACTACGCCTGGTACACCCAGGGCCCGGAGGCGACGTCCTCGACCGGGGTGCTGACCCTCGCCGTGCGGCCGCCGGCGTCGCCGTCGGGGCGGGCCCGGGTCACCGAGGCCACGTGGACGCCGGCGCGGATCGGCCCCGACGGGCTCCCCGCCCCGCTGCGGGCTGCCGAGGCCGCGGGCTTCGACGCCGACCGGGACGCGCTGCGCGACTGCGCCGGGCTCGGCTGACCGGCTCGGACGGCGACAACCCGGGCGGGTCCGCGAACGTCACACCGGCATGGCACCCGCATCCCGCACCCTCCCCGCCCTCCGCGCCACCCTCGCCGCCACCCTCGTGGCCGCCGTGGCCGCCGCCGTCCTGACGATGCTCGGCGCCCCCGCCTCGGGGTCGCTGTCGGTCGACCCGCCCGCACCGGCCCCGTCCGCACCGGCCCCGTCCACCCGGCCGCTCGACCGGTGCCCGTCGGGCCGCGTCGCGCTCACCTTCGACGACGGGCCGTCGCCGACGACGACGCCGGCGATCGTCGCCGTGCTGCGGCGGATGCACGTGCCCGCGACGTTCTTCATGGTCGGGAGCCGGGTGCGGCAACACCCCGACGTCGCCCGCGAGGTCGCCGAGGCCGGCTTCACGATCGGCAACCACACCGACGACCACGTCGACCTGACCGGCCTGTCGCGCACGGCCATCCGCACCACGCTGCGGCGCACCGAGAGGGCCCTGCGCGACGCCGGCGTCGCGGACGTCTCGCGCTACGTCCGGCCGCCGTACGGCGCCACCGACGCGAAGGTCGCCGGCGTCCTGCGCGCGACCGGCCGGGTGATGGCGCTCTGGAACGTCGACTCGCGCGACTGGGAGGGCCTCACCCCGCGGGAGATCCGCTCGACGACGATCGACCAGGTCACCGCGCGCGGACGCGCCGGCATCGTCGTCCTGCACCACGACGGCGTCGCCACCTCGGAGGCGACCCTGGCCGCGCTGCCCTCGGAGATCCGGCGGCTGCGGGAGGCCGGGTACTGCCTCACCCCGCTGCCGGCCGGCGGCCTGGACTGACCCGCACCGGAATAGATGCGGTCCGGAACTTGTGGTCCTAGGTATGGCATCAACCGTTCCGTCCCTGACCCTCAACAACCAGACGACCATCCCGCAGCTCGGCTTCGGGGTCTACCAGGTCCCGCCCGCGCAGACCGCCGACACCGTCGCGACCGCGCTCGAGATCGGCTACCGCCACATCGACACCGCCCAGATGTACGGCAACGAGCAGGAGACCGGCGTCGGCCTGGCCGCCTCCGGCCTGCCGCGCGACGAGGTGTTCGTGACGAGCAAGCTCAACAACGGCTTCCACCGCCCCGACGACGCCCGCCGCGAGTTCGACGGCACCCTGCAGAAGCTCGGGCTCGACCACGTCGACCTGTTCCTGATCCACTGGCCGCTGCCGACGCTGTACGACGGCGACTACGTCGCGACGTGGCGCACGCTGACCGAGTTCGTCGCCGACGGCCGCGCCCGCGCCGTCGGGGTGTCGAACTTCCAGCCCGACCACCTCGACCGGATCGTCGCCGAGACCGGTGTCGTCCCGGTGGTCAACCAGATCGAGGCGCACCCCTACTTCACCAACGACGCCGCCCGTGCCGCCACGCACCGCCACGGCGCGCTCGTCGAGGCGTGGTCGCCGATCGCCCAGGGCGGCGTCCTCGACGACGAGACCATCGGCCGGATCGCCGCCGCTCACGACCGGACGCCGTCGCAGGTCACCCTGCGCTGGCACGTGCAGCGCGGCGACATCATCTTCCCGAAGTCGATGCGCGCCGAGCGGATGCGCGAGAACTTCGCGATCTTCGACTTCGAGCTCAGCGACGACGAGGTCGCGGCGATCTCCGCCCTCGACCGGGGCGAGGCGGGCCGCACGGGCCCGAACCCCGACACGTTCGACTACGTCCCCGGCTGAGCGACGCCGGAGGCTCGCGCCTCGGCGCCGTCGTTCAGCCGGCGCCGAGGACGCGGCCCCACGTCTCCAGCAGGTGGGCCAGCCGGGTGCGCTCCACCTCGCTGAGGCCGGCGACCAGGCGGGTCTCGTTGGCCAGGTGCCGCTCGACGACGTCGTCGACGACGGCGAGGCCGGCGGGGGTGAGCCGGATCCGGCGCGAGCGGGCGTCGTTCTCGCAGACCGTGCGCGCCACCAGGCCCGCGGCCTCCAACCGGTCGACGCGCTTGGTGACCGCGCCCGAGGTGACCATCGTCGTCTCCGCCAGTCCGCCCGGCGTCAGCTCGTGGGGCTCACCGGCCCGGCGCAGCGCGGCCAGCACGTCGAAGTCGCCGTCGGAGAGCCCGGCCGCGGCGAAGACCGGCCGCAGCTCGGCGTGCAGGTGGTCCGAGAGCCGGTGCAGCCGGCCGATGATCCCCATCGGCGTGGTGTCGAGGTCGGGGCGCTGCTCGGCCCACTGCTGACGGATCCGCCCGACGTGGTCTTCGCTCACGCGGGTGGACATTATCTTAGTCGGAAACTAATATGTCTTCCGTGGAAGAGAAACTGGGTCGCACCGTCGCGATCACGGCCGTCGCCCCGCTCGCGTGGGGCACCACCTACCTCGTCACCGAGCAGCTCCTCCCGCCCGACCGGCCCCTGTTCGCGGCGCTCATGCGCGCCCTGCCGGCCGGCCTGCTGCTGCTCGTGGTCCTGCGGCGCCTGCCCACCGGCGACTGGTGGTGGCGGGCGGCCGTGCTCGGCGGGTGCAACATCGGACTCTTCTTCCCGCTGGTCTTCCTGGCCGCCTACGAGCTGCCGGGAGGTCTGGCCGCGACGATCCAGGCGGCGTCCCCGCTGGCGGTGATGGCGCTGGCCTGGCCGATGCTGCGCGAGCGCCCCGCCGCCGTCCGCGTCGTCGCGGCCCTCGCCGGCCTGGCCGGGGTCTCGCTGCTCGTGCTGCGCTCCCCCGACGGCGTCACGCCGCTCGGACTCGCGGGCGCGTTCGGCTCGGTCGCCGTCTCCGCGCTCGGCTTCGTGCTGGTCAAGCGGTGGGAGGCGCCGGTCCCGATGCTCACCCTGGTGTCGTGGCAGCTCGTCGCGGGCGGGCTCCTGCTGCTGCCGGTCGCGCTCCTGGTCGAGGGAGCCCCACCGGCCATCGACCTGCCCGCCGCGGGCGGCTTCCTCTGGATCGGCGTGGCCGGCACGATCCTCGCCTACACCTGCTGGTTCCACGGCCTCACGCACATGCCGGCCGGCGCGGTCTCGCTCGTCGGCCTGCTCAACCCGGTCACCGGCACCGCGCTCGGCGTGGCCTTCGCCGCCGAGGCGTTCGGCCCCGTCCAGGCCCTCGGCATGGCCGTCGTGCTCGGCTCGGTCGTCGCCGGCCAGTACCGCCGCCGGCCCCGGCCAGCGCCGGCCGCCACCCCGCGCGAGCTGACCACCGTCTGAGCCGACCGGGGGCGCCGCGCGAGAATGACCCGGTGCCGCCGCCCGCGTCCTCGGAGTTCCGTCTCCGCGACATCGCGCTGACGGCGTACGGCCCGACGATCGTGAGCTCCACCGGCCACGGCGCGGTGATGCCGATCC
It encodes the following:
- a CDS encoding MarR family winged helix-turn-helix transcriptional regulator — encoded protein: MSEDHVGRIRQQWAEQRPDLDTTPMGIIGRLHRLSDHLHAELRPVFAAAGLSDGDFDVLAALRRAGEPHELTPGGLAETTMVTSGAVTKRVDRLEAAGLVARTVCENDARSRRIRLTPAGLAVVDDVVERHLANETRLVAGLSEVERTRLAHLLETWGRVLGAG
- a CDS encoding calcium-binding protein, coding for MRHTTLLRSGPRARRPLAPAATLLGLALALAVPAAGSASASARADELHEITGTPGDDRLRGTPDADDIRGEAGHDHLWGLGGADVLSGGAGSDTLRGGVGVDGLLGRAGRDVLRGGRGADYLEGGGGPDVLSGGRGGDLLVGGAGDDSVESEVGRDRIRLGAGDDAYVDWQVDGLPDEIWCGPGDDLVGYWGDPDPADTLHGCEEVVDIAH
- a CDS encoding EamA family transporter — encoded protein: MEEKLGRTVAITAVAPLAWGTTYLVTEQLLPPDRPLFAALMRALPAGLLLLVVLRRLPTGDWWWRAAVLGGCNIGLFFPLVFLAAYELPGGLAATIQAASPLAVMALAWPMLRERPAAVRVVAALAGLAGVSLLVLRSPDGVTPLGLAGAFGSVAVSALGFVLVKRWEAPVPMLTLVSWQLVAGGLLLLPVALLVEGAPPAIDLPAAGGFLWIGVAGTILAYTCWFHGLTHMPAGAVSLVGLLNPVTGTALGVAFAAEAFGPVQALGMAVVLGSVVAGQYRRRPRPAPAATPRELTTV
- a CDS encoding aspartate/glutamate racemase family protein, which encodes MKTIGLVGGMSWHSTATYYRMINEQVAARLGGHASAKISLQSLDFSEVRDCQVRGDWDSSAALLADAARRCEAGGADLVGLCTNLMHKNFGALEDAVSVPAVHIADAVAAVARREGWTTLGLLGARWVMEETFYADRLASHGISVVTPDEAGRELVDRVVFDEITQGVFRDESRAAYVDVMDDLRARGADAVVLACTEIGLLVGADDAPLPVVDSAVAHASLLVDLALEPALEPA
- a CDS encoding LysR family transcriptional regulator; its protein translation is MALDARRTLIFRAVARAGSISAAARDLGWTQPAVSQHLARLEREAGGPLLLRGPGGVTLTGAGAALLRRADVVAAELHAAAEELAALTHLRAGRVRLVAFPSAAATVVPDAIGALAAAHPEVEVGLEEAEPPEALVAVAAGDADLALVFGYDGAPVGLGTLTWRPLLDEPVHLVLPPGRRAPGRGGLATLAAEDWIGGCVRCRTHLVDCCEAVGFTPTIRHTTDDYVVVQNLVARGLGVTALPESALTAYRHPDVQVLALPALGRRHVGVAHRPGAEIVPATAALVARIVAAAAA
- a CDS encoding GNAT family N-acetyltransferase is translated as MPTVEVRPFEPGDETAIARLSAVVRWPSLTDPAVVLRVCEAPGSVAFVAVTDDVLVGWAQALGDGVLQSHLSFLAVHPDHRRRGIGRLLVMATFQATATARIDLVTLDAEAFYEGFAHRRLLGYRLYPGA
- a CDS encoding CapA family protein; its protein translation is MAALTRARALSLAGTALLAVAACSPAERPGAAPSPSPSGTPSGTPSSTGPTTPPTTPDVEPPPEPRPAPVTIAVAGDVHFEGVLRERLRDPATALAPATSALAAADVAVVNLETSVGTGGRPDPAKRYTFQAPPTAFTALAAAGVDVATMANNHALDFGREPLPGMLDAAARARRADPPLDVVGLGRDAAAAFRPARTEVGGPGGTVVATIGATVATLDPTADPTGSWAATADAAGTADAVDPTRLLRAVARADASADVVVAYLHWGVQGERCPSPGQRSLAGDLVAAGADVVVGSHAHRLQGDGRLGPGYVAYGLGNYAWYTQGPEATSSTGVLTLAVRPPASPSGRARVTEATWTPARIGPDGLPAPLRAAEAAGFDADRDALRDCAGLG
- a CDS encoding aldo/keto reductase, translating into MASTVPSLTLNNQTTIPQLGFGVYQVPPAQTADTVATALEIGYRHIDTAQMYGNEQETGVGLAASGLPRDEVFVTSKLNNGFHRPDDARREFDGTLQKLGLDHVDLFLIHWPLPTLYDGDYVATWRTLTEFVADGRARAVGVSNFQPDHLDRIVAETGVVPVVNQIEAHPYFTNDAARAATHRHGALVEAWSPIAQGGVLDDETIGRIAAAHDRTPSQVTLRWHVQRGDIIFPKSMRAERMRENFAIFDFELSDDEVAAISALDRGEAGRTGPNPDTFDYVPG
- a CDS encoding pseudouridine synthase codes for the protein MPPRSPLPLRHGLSAAWVCTPHRDPTRPVPWATMGQWLRDHVDARVAVEPMLAAGRFVYADARPVGDADPYRPHTFVWFHRDLRAEPPVPGTLTLVHRDERVLVVDKPAFLSTVPRGRHVTQSLVVRLRDELGLPDLTPMHRLDRVTSGLVVCAVGKQWRGAYQSMFAQGTVRKTYRALAPWRADLESPTTVRNHVAPIPGTGRAEVVPGAPVNAETLVEVEERRGDLAVYRLLPRTGRTHQLRLHLRDLGAPIVDDPLYPVDLEVDVDDFSRPLQLLASELEYLDPVDGVRRRFASPRSVPLDRA
- a CDS encoding M28 family metallopeptidase, whose product is MLRRLPPLVACLAVTAGCTGDPGAGATPSTPTSSSAPTSPAPTTPAPTSPATPPPTPEPAPEPRLSVDDVRPRTALAAVEHLAGTVGPRPGTTEAYFRAAAWAERELTASGWSVGRQRFPTPAGYSWNAPVEAGPSVNLVATRGERRPGEPWLLVGAHLDTVPEAPGAEDNASGVGVVLALAEALQGRRTRLPVVLVLFGSEEPRGPGDAHHYGSKAFVERMSPADRRSLRGMVSLDRVGVGDVVPVQTVLVGNDVSTGLEAAARRVDVPTVLQEGESSSDHESFADEGLPAARLGSTPYLGYHSTDDVVGVVDPAQLARVARVVAAWLR
- a CDS encoding polysaccharide deacetylase family protein, producing MAPASRTLPALRATLAATLVAAVAAAVLTMLGAPASGSLSVDPPAPAPSAPAPSTRPLDRCPSGRVALTFDDGPSPTTTPAIVAVLRRMHVPATFFMVGSRVRQHPDVAREVAEAGFTIGNHTDDHVDLTGLSRTAIRTTLRRTERALRDAGVADVSRYVRPPYGATDAKVAGVLRATGRVMALWNVDSRDWEGLTPREIRSTTIDQVTARGRAGIVVLHHDGVATSEATLAALPSEIRRLREAGYCLTPLPAGGLD